A window of Microscilla marina ATCC 23134 contains these coding sequences:
- a CDS encoding replication initiation protein — protein MELLEKYKSSITQDARVTLSNKFLLSEMEINIFYLLVSQIRQDDDDLKEYVINLKDLELLTGRTQKKGTLLKVCEKLKKQTIVLKDVVSVTDGKEYEFIVENLIGAIKKPKNKQEIRTTISPDVRQFYINLKKHYNKFQLKNLLQLKGRHSKRLYMILCAFQDTGWYYASIDELLNIFASKVGEDGQIEVKKYTAGSLKKHILGKAKEEIEDVTELRFEIEEKKSGRKVVGYKFNIISVDSPKFLKEYQQNPVFIRLVEECSLSIHQAKVVVDGIDTEMINMLLYQIQLARTNKQIKGNIGGYTITILKRSYPFLEI, from the coding sequence ATGGAATTATTAGAAAAGTACAAGAGCTCCATTACCCAAGATGCCAGGGTGACCCTGTCAAACAAGTTTTTACTAAGCGAGATGGAAATTAACATCTTTTATTTGTTGGTATCGCAAATCAGACAAGACGATGACGACCTAAAAGAGTATGTGATTAATCTGAAGGATTTGGAACTATTGACAGGTCGTACCCAAAAGAAAGGTACCCTGCTGAAAGTTTGTGAAAAATTAAAAAAGCAGACCATCGTACTAAAAGATGTAGTAAGCGTTACTGATGGCAAAGAATACGAGTTTATTGTTGAAAACCTGATTGGTGCTATCAAAAAGCCCAAAAACAAGCAAGAAATAAGAACCACCATTTCGCCTGATGTGCGACAGTTTTACATTAATTTAAAAAAGCATTACAACAAATTTCAGCTAAAAAATTTGTTGCAGCTTAAAGGGAGGCACTCCAAACGGTTGTATATGATTTTGTGTGCTTTTCAGGACACTGGCTGGTACTATGCCTCTATCGACGAATTACTCAATATTTTTGCTAGTAAAGTGGGTGAAGATGGACAGATTGAAGTGAAGAAATATACTGCAGGAAGCCTCAAAAAGCATATTTTGGGCAAAGCCAAAGAAGAGATAGAAGATGTAACTGAACTACGTTTTGAGATAGAGGAGAAAAAAAGCGGGAGAAAAGTAGTAGGGTATAAATTCAACATTATTTCAGTTGACTCGCCTAAATTTCTGAAAGAATATCAGCAAAACCCTGTTTTTATCCGCTTGGTAGAAGAGTGTAGCCTAAGTATTCATCAAGCCAAAGTTGTAGTAGATGGCATTGATACCGAGATGATTAATATGTTGTTGTATCAAATACAGCTGGCACGCACTAACAAACAAATCAAAGGAAACATAGGAGGATATACCATCACCATACTTAAGAGAAGCTACCCGTTTTTGGAGATTTAA
- a CDS encoding ParA family protein, protein MAKTRIIAAVNNKGGVGKTTTTLNLGKALSLQKRKVLIVDFDPQANLSNWVPDEQRKAIHDISHALSGQKQEIPIATISKNFDIIPASRNLLNIEAELSSDKNVNGYFRLDEVLKNVYDDYDYVLIDCRPNLGILTLNAMMAATDLLIIVSSTELASHAIDNVIDLKNEVSERLNPQLQVLGMLVTMYDGRKTINKLKLEELQETYEDFVLKSIIRNRVVFDESSYAQQDVFEYDKNSDGAKDYAKLAKEILKK, encoded by the coding sequence ATGGCAAAAACAAGAATCATAGCAGCGGTAAACAATAAGGGTGGAGTTGGAAAAACCACTACTACGCTGAACCTTGGCAAAGCGCTTTCTTTGCAGAAAAGAAAGGTATTGATTGTAGATTTTGACCCACAGGCAAATTTGTCTAATTGGGTGCCTGATGAGCAAAGGAAAGCCATTCATGACATATCACATGCTTTGTCGGGGCAAAAACAAGAGATTCCTATTGCAACCATTAGTAAGAACTTTGATATCATACCAGCATCACGCAACTTATTAAATATTGAGGCTGAACTGTCGTCAGATAAAAATGTGAATGGGTATTTTAGGCTGGATGAAGTATTAAAAAATGTATATGATGATTACGACTATGTACTCATTGATTGCCGCCCAAACCTAGGGATACTGACTTTGAATGCTATGATGGCAGCCACTGATTTGCTCATTATTGTGAGTTCTACTGAGTTGGCAAGTCATGCTATAGATAACGTGATTGACCTGAAAAACGAGGTAAGTGAAAGGCTAAACCCTCAACTACAGGTGTTGGGCATGCTCGTGACAATGTATGATGGCAGAAAGACGATCAACAAGCTGAAGTTGGAGGAGCTGCAAGAAACTTACGAAGATTTTGTCTTAAAGTCTATTATTCGAAACCGAGTCGTTTTTGATGAATCGTCTTATGCCCAGCAAGATGTATTTGAATATGATAAAAATTCGGATGGTGCCAAAGACTATGCAAAACTAGCCAAGGAAATTTTAAAGAAATAA
- a CDS encoding ParB N-terminal domain-containing protein, which translates to MGKLDKLKKIKPGGVADDAFSQVEKAKSKFKTTDDYIKSKIEVHPDFRDWIHPLSDEEYKQLQENIIEEGCREPLVVWQVPNAETYYIIDGHNRHRVCTSNNVHYNIVVKEFVDAAEAKEWMLLNQLGRRNLTKEQAAYYRGLIYNQRKSDPKKNLKRGNSPKSQNDTSGNIAEELSKQYNTSRAGILRDGKFAEGLDKVGSVDPVFKRQVLSGKAKVKKATVEKLAKTETNKIKEEVNKIKEAKPTPKATTSSLKKAAPKEAINVANVPQFLQETVNTHRKVVKANKQDEQYFKSLGALELCEQLLAKVDWK; encoded by the coding sequence ATGGGGAAACTAGACAAACTAAAAAAAATTAAGCCTGGTGGTGTGGCTGACGATGCTTTCTCACAGGTTGAAAAAGCCAAGTCTAAATTTAAAACCACTGACGATTATATCAAGAGTAAAATTGAAGTCCATCCTGACTTTAGAGATTGGATTCACCCCCTTTCTGACGAAGAATATAAACAACTACAGGAGAATATAATTGAGGAAGGTTGCCGGGAACCATTGGTGGTTTGGCAGGTACCAAATGCTGAAACTTATTACATAATAGATGGGCACAACCGCCACAGGGTTTGTACAAGCAATAATGTACATTACAATATTGTAGTCAAAGAGTTTGTTGATGCTGCCGAAGCCAAGGAGTGGATGCTCTTGAATCAGCTGGGAAGAAGAAACCTTACCAAAGAACAAGCTGCCTACTATAGGGGGCTTATCTACAACCAGCGAAAGTCGGACCCAAAAAAGAACCTGAAGCGAGGCAACTCCCCGAAGTCTCAAAATGATACTTCGGGAAATATAGCCGAAGAACTGTCAAAACAGTACAATACCAGCCGGGCGGGCATTTTGCGTGATGGCAAGTTTGCCGAGGGGCTAGACAAGGTAGGCTCGGTAGATCCAGTGTTTAAACGCCAAGTGCTGAGCGGCAAGGCAAAAGTAAAAAAGGCGACTGTAGAGAAGTTAGCCAAGACAGAAACAAACAAAATAAAAGAAGAAGTTAATAAAATAAAGGAAGCCAAACCTACCCCAAAAGCCACCACCTCATCGCTTAAAAAGGCAGCACCAAAAGAGGCAATCAATGTAGCCAATGTGCCTCAGTTTCTTCAGGAAACAGTAAACACTCACCGCAAGGTAGTGAAAGCCAACAAACAAGACGAACAGTACTTCAAATCGTTGGGAGCGTTAGAGCTGTGTGAGCAATTGCTTGCCAAAGTTGACTGGAAATAA
- a CDS encoding helix-turn-helix domain-containing protein — MNKEGSGNGTGKQKKTPNMTGALNFLGERYHELLSAVKASMKEKKITYDDIAEKLGIPKSTLSGMMNGTKPNAVNLLAVSVLLEVDFNRILYPDKTFDSTLTPPDMAEAMRDMVNELSAMKDQLNNNTQALKHLYAQQNGLGTSDEPSAIYNLKPKNDARDGTKNDPKNDPKNE; from the coding sequence ATGAACAAAGAAGGTTCGGGAAATGGAACAGGAAAGCAAAAAAAGACGCCAAATATGACGGGCGCTCTAAATTTTCTTGGCGAAAGGTACCATGAGTTATTGTCAGCAGTAAAAGCCAGCATGAAAGAAAAGAAAATTACTTATGATGACATTGCAGAAAAGTTGGGCATACCTAAAAGTACACTTTCTGGAATGATGAACGGCACAAAGCCAAATGCAGTAAATCTTTTGGCGGTATCGGTGCTTTTGGAGGTAGATTTTAATAGAATTCTTTACCCTGATAAAACTTTTGACTCTACCCTTACCCCTCCTGATATGGCAGAGGCTATGCGTGACATGGTCAACGAACTAAGTGCCATGAAAGACCAGTTGAACAATAACACACAAGCACTTAAGCATCTGTATGCCCAGCAAAACGGGTTAGGAACATCAGACGAGCCTTCAGCGATCTACAATCTTAAGCCAAAAAATGATGCGAGGGATGGTACTAAAAATGACCCCAAGAATGACCCCAAGAATGAATAA
- a CDS encoding DUF6920 family protein, whose translation MIFNSDYYWLGGGLIVIISQAFIVNHWSNAKYWTILNAIFLIATIISYATFSFKNKVSKERVQMLRGSTNISQKVITEKDISSLPAVVQKWLVNVGVIGKKPVTSVRLTQDLQLKMTPEQSEWNNGVAEQYITVQPPAFNWSIKTRMGVMGVVGRDKFENGQGEMIIKLMSLVSVADAKQNEKVDQATLQRYLAEIVWYPTASLSPYIVWEQIGDNAAKATMSVHKTKGTGVFYFDDHGNFLKFTAPRYKDLKDKEPKLWTVAAIKTEERNGVKIPVELKADWELDNGNWTWLKLKIKDIDYNVKETPTVGNMYAK comes from the coding sequence ATGATTTTTAACTCCGATTATTACTGGCTAGGCGGGGGCTTGATTGTCATTATTTCGCAAGCTTTCATTGTCAACCATTGGTCTAATGCAAAATATTGGACAATATTGAACGCGATTTTTCTTATAGCAACCATTATCTCCTACGCAACCTTTAGTTTTAAAAACAAAGTGAGCAAAGAGAGGGTGCAGATGCTCAGGGGCTCAACGAACATAAGCCAAAAAGTGATTACTGAAAAAGATATCTCAAGCCTGCCTGCAGTTGTTCAAAAATGGTTGGTGAACGTTGGAGTCATTGGCAAAAAACCTGTAACCAGTGTGCGTTTAACTCAAGACCTACAACTAAAAATGACCCCAGAGCAAAGCGAGTGGAACAATGGAGTGGCAGAACAATACATTACTGTTCAACCACCTGCATTTAACTGGAGCATCAAGACTCGAATGGGCGTTATGGGTGTAGTTGGACGAGATAAATTTGAGAATGGTCAGGGTGAAATGATCATTAAATTGATGTCGCTTGTTTCGGTGGCAGATGCCAAGCAAAACGAAAAGGTTGACCAAGCTACTTTGCAAAGGTACTTGGCCGAAATTGTTTGGTATCCAACGGCGTCTTTAAGCCCTTATATTGTTTGGGAGCAAATAGGTGACAATGCTGCTAAAGCCACCATGAGCGTTCATAAAACAAAAGGTACAGGGGTATTTTATTTCGATGACCACGGGAACTTCCTTAAGTTTACAGCACCACGATACAAAGACTTGAAAGACAAAGAGCCGAAGCTATGGACTGTTGCTGCTATAAAAACAGAAGAGCGAAATGGAGTGAAGATACCTGTGGAGCTAAAGGCTGACTGGGAGCTAGACAATGGAAATTGGACTTGGTTGAAATTAAAGATCAAGGACATAGACTACAATGTAAAGGAAACGCCAACAGTGGGCAATATGTATGCAAAATAA